Genomic DNA from Vagococcus luciliae:
TCCGAAAACTGTTTTTCTTTTGCTACTTTACCAGGATAAAGACTCGCAGCATAGTTTCCACCAACTTTTACAGCACCTGTCCCTTGTGGAGCTGCTCTGTCATATTCTGATACGATAAAATTAGTTGGCTTTAATCCACCTTTAAAATATGGACCTACAGGCGTACAAAAGACTGTAAATAAATATTCAGGTGCTGGTCCAACACCAATGGCATCACCAACACCAATTAATAAAGGTCTTAAATAAAGTGTCGCCCCGCTATCATAAGGGGGACAAAAATTTTCATTTGCTTTAACCACTTTTTTTACAGCGTCAATAAACATCTCTTCTGACACTTCTGGCATCATCAAACGATTTGCACTCACTTTCATTCGCTTAGCATTTTCATCTACTCTAAATAAATTAATTGAATCATCTTTACAACGATATGCTTTTAATCCTTCAAAGCACTGTTGTCCATAATGAAGTGCCATAGAGCCTTCACTAATATGTAATGTGTTATCTTCTGTTAACTCACCTTCTGACCATTTACCATCTTTATACCGTGCAATGTATCGATACGGAGTTTTGATATAATCAAAACCTAAATTATTCCAATCTAATGTCATTAAACCCATCCCCTTTTTCTAATCATTCTCATTTTTTTCTCATTTTACCACACATTCTTTCTTATCTCTATCTTTTTCAAATTTTTCATAAACAAAATAAACATTAACAAGGTATAAAAATTTTTATACCTTGTTAATGTTAGATAACACGTTTTTTCGCTGAGTTAAGGCCAACGATTAATAAAATACTTGTCATCATTAATAAAATAATCAGAGATGACTGCCAAGTTTTTGTTACATCATGTAAAAAACCAAATAAAAAAGGACCTGTTGCTGCAAGTAAGTACCCAATAGATTGAGCCATTCCTGATAATTCAGCAGCTTGCTTTGCACTAGTTGTTCGTAAATTAAAAAACATCATGGATAAACTAAAAGCAATTCCTCCAGCTATACCTATTCCCATAATAGACAGAGACACTATCTTCATATTATTTCCCATTAATCCTAAAATACCAAAAGCAAACAATAAAAAAGAAACCCAAACAAAACTTTTTTGATTTGGTCGTTTTTCAGCAATAATTGGCACAATAAATGTGATAGGCAACAACGTCATTTGCAATAATGATAACATACCACCTGCTTGTATTGTCGATAGCCCTTTGTCCACTAACATTTCTGGTAACCACGCAACTAATACATAAAAAATAAAGGACTGAATTCCCATAAATAACGTGACTGACCAAGCAAGTGTTGACGTCCAAATAGATGAATTTTCTTGAGGTGTCATCTCTTGAACCTCTTTATCTTGACGTTTCAACTGAGGTAACCAACAAACAAATGCTGTTAATGCTAAAATTGACCATAATCCCAAAGCAACATTCCAGTCCAATCCAATTTTTCTTACTAAAGGAATACTAATTCCAGATGCAATTGCACCTGTTAAATTCATACTGACAGAATAAATTCCTGTTACCAATCCGCTTTGGTGAGGAAATTCTTTTTTTACAAGTCCTGGGATAAGAACATTACAAATCGCAATAGCTGCACCTAACAACGTTGTTCCTAAAAACAAAAAAGTTAGTTGTGGGATAGCTCGTAAAAACATACCTAGTACTAAGACAATTAAAGCACCAAAAATTGTTTTTTCTATTGTCCATTTATTTGCTAGTTTAGGTGCAATTGGAGAAATAATAGCAAAAGACATCAATGGAATAGTAGTAATTAATCCCGCTTGCCCTCCTGAAAGTATTAAATCATCTGAGATAATCCCTATTAATGGTCCTACAGCAGTAATGGGCGATCGTAAATTCATCGCCACAAAAATAATTCCTAACAACAACACTTTATTTATTTTCTTTTCCATCATTAATCTCCTTAAACCAAAAAGTATATTATAATATATAAATATATATTATAATATACTTTTTAATATTTAACAACAATACTTAAAAGAGCATCCTCATCAGTTTCATTAATGTATTCATGAATAGTTCCAGAATAAAAATTAATCGTATCATATGTTTCTAAGTGATAAATGTTACCTTCGACTTTTATAGCAATTTTCCCCTTCATTACCGTTAATACTTCAACAGATTCCTTTGGCTGATATTGTGCGGTATTAATAGAATTAGCCTTTAAGCATACTCTAAACACTTCAATATTATCTTCCCGAAAAACAGGTTGCACCAGCCAGCCTTTTGTTAAATCACTCATAAAATAAGCCATGGTGCTGACTTTAGATACAGTATTTGATACATTAGAGTAACCAATTAATTGGGATAAGGTCATATTTAATGCTTGGGATAACTTCCATAAAATATTAATCGTTGGATTGGTCCGACCATTTTCAATATTACCAATTGATAAAACACTCACGCCTGATTTTTTTGATAGTTGTTCCATCGTTAGTCCGGACTCTTTTCTTATCTTTCTAATATAGACACCTAACTGATGAACAACATCTTTTTCATTGCTTTCCACCATAAACAACCTGTCCTCCTAATCTATTCTTTCAATCTAGTTTATCATAAATACAATAGTTTGTTTCTTATAAAAAATTCCCCTAAAAAATGAAAATTTGTAGTAAGATAATAAAGTAGTTTATTTACTACCCTTATTTCATTTCAATGATTGTGACAATAAATGATTTAAAAAGATATATAAACATAGCGATGGAGGAAAATCAATGGAAACAACAACTCAAAAAAATAGATGGCTTGTCTTAGTTGCGATTGGATTATTTACTTTCATGTCTACACTAGATGGAAGTATTGTTAATATCGCTCTACCAGTAATGTCAAAAGACATGCATATTCCAATGAATCAAGCAGAATGGATTGTCTCAATTTATTTAATGACAGTTTGCGCTTGTTTACCACTTTTTGGTAAGATTGGCGACAGTATTGGAAAGATTAAAATATTTCGTATTGGAACGATAACATTTGTCTTAGGTTCGTTATTATGTGGTGTCTTTCATACATTTGAACTCATCCTACTTTCTCGTGTTATCCAGGCGATTGGTGCTAGTATGACAATGTCAACAAACACAGGAATTATCACAGAAGTTTTTCCGTTAAGTGAACGTGGCCGAGCATTAGGGATGATTGGTGCTTTCGTTTCACTAGGATCGATTATGGGTCCTGGACTTGGCGGTGTCATTCTTGCCCAATTTTCTTGGGAATATATTTTTTTAATCAATGTACCTATTGGCATATTAACTATCTTACTTGGTCAAAAAGTTTTACCAAAAGATTCAACAAAATCTGGGACTAAAATTGATTTTATCGGATTTATATTATTTGCCACAATTATTTTAACTTTATTTGGTGGCATATTTATCGGTCAAGAAGTAGGTTATACACACACATTGCCTGTTTTATTAATTATTATTGCATTAATAACAATGGTGATTTTTTACCGAATTGAGACAAAAAAGAACAATCCTCTCATTCAATTTTCTTTATTTAAAAATAAAGTATTTACGTTAAGTTTGTTAACAGCTTCTATGATTTTTGTCACAAACTTTTTTACAAATGTTGTGATTCCTTTTTATTTACAAAATACAAGAGGCTATTCTGCTAGTTTTTCAGGTATCTTAATGATGGTAGTTCCTTTTACTATGATAATTGGCTCTCCTGTTAGTGGGTATATCACTGATAAAGTTGGCGCAAAATTATTAACTTTTGTGGGATTGATTTTAATCACTATTTCTCAATTACTCTATTTAATTTTAGGCGAACAAACATCTCTTATCTTTTTTATATTTGCTTCTATTTTTGTCGGTCTTGGAAATGCCTTATTTCAAGCACCAAATAACACTCTAGTTATGAGCAATGTTGAGAAAAAGGATTTAGGTGTAGCAGGTAGTTTAAATTCTCTTGCACGAAATTTAGGGATGGTGGTAGGCATTTCTCTATCAACAACTATCTTGTACGCAGCAATGAGTTATCATTATGAACAAAGGGTTACAACTTACATAGCAGGTCGTCCAGATGTTTTCATTTATGGGATGCATGCTGTTTATATCACTTCATTTGTTATTTGCTTCATTGCCACAATTTTAACTGGTATCAGATTCTTCAAAAAAGATTAAAAAAGGAGGCAATGTCTTTAACACATTGCCTCCTTTTTTGTTACTTATAAAATACCTCATCTAAAAATAAACCTTGTGCTGGCACTGTATCACCTGCTTGGCTTCTAATACCAGTCTCAAAAACATTATCGATGTCTTCTACAGTTAAACGACCTACACCAATATCAAGTAATGTTCCCATCATAATGCGAACCATTTTATGCAAAAAGCCATCCCCTACAAAGGTAAATTGCAAAATGTCACCATGACGTTGAATGGCTATATCTGATATAGTTCGAGTAGTTGATTTTTTCGTTTTTTTCAATGCAGAAAAACCTCGAAAATCATGCGTTCCTTTTAATTTTTTACATGCCTCTTCCATTTTTTCTATATTTAAGTCCTCTGGGACATACATGCTATAATTTTTATAAAAGGCTGAGGGAATACGATGATTCCAGACATTATAGCTATATTTTTTTCCCTTGGCGTTATATCTAGAGTGAAATCGTTCTGGCATATCATCAAGTTGTTTCACCACAATATCTTGAGGTAAATATTGATGAAAAAAGTCTAACATCTCATTCAAAGACATAGTTGATTCAGTTTTAAAATTGGCCACTTGTCCTTTTGCATGGGTTCCTGCATCGGTTCTGCCTGAGCCTATAATTTCTATTTTTTCACCAGTCATTTGATGAATAATATTTTCTATCTTACCTTGAATCGTTTTATCAGAATTACCTAAACGTTGCCATCCTTGATATCTTTTTCCATCGTATTCAATCGTCATTTTTATGTTTCTCATATTATCGTCAATCTCCTTTATGTTCTAACTGTCACCTTGTCTATCATGACATAATTTATTAGATTATAAAAGAACAACCAGACTTGCTTCATCTTAATTTACACATATTGTTACGCAGAATTTATTTCAAATATTAAATTTAGCCATAACCATTAACCTTAATTTATCAATAAATACATTTTACATGAATTAAATATAAGGAACTATAACTTTACTTCAATAGGTTATATCCTACTTATAGCTGTCTTTTTTTGATGTCTTTCCTCGCCAAATTTTTACTGGAAGGATATATTCTTTCTCTGTTTCTTTTTTATTTATTCGTTTCATTAAAATATCAATTGCTATCTCTGCCATCTCATCTATCGGTTGAATAATCGTCGTTAAATCGGGTAAGATACTACGTGTCATCAGTGTCCCATCATAACCTACGAGTAATAAATCTTCTGGTACGCGTATATGTTTTTCTTTTGCAACTTGTAAAATTAAGGCCGCATCCATATCATTTGATGCAAAAATTCCATCCACATCTGGGTATGTTTCAAACAAATCATAAAATATTTTTTTCTTTTCTTGATAAGGAATATTAAAATCTAATGTTATTGTATTAGGTATCAAATCATGTTCCTTCATTGTTTCTTCATAAGCTATTCGACGACGTTTAGCTGGCGTTTCTAATTCACTAGGTCCATTCGTATGGATGATATTTTTTGCTCCTTGCTCAATCAATTCCTTAGTAGCAAATCTGCCACCTTGATAATTATCTGACTCAATAACTGGAATATCTTCATTCATCACGCGATCAATAGCCACAATGGGTAGATTTTGATATTTATATTCCTGTATTCCTTGATTATGCGTTCCAACAATTAAACCATCTACTTGCTCCGATAATAATTGATTTAAATAATCTGATTCTTTTTTGGAATCATTCATTGAATTACCAATTAATACTTTATAACCTTTTTCGTATAGTTTTTTTTCTAATGCTTCAGACAACTCACCAAAAAAAGGGTTTGCTATAGTCGGAAATAGCAAGCCGATAATATTTGTTTTCTTATTATAAAGCTGTCTAGCCACAACATTCGGTTGATAATTAAGCTCCTCAATCGCCTGGTTAACCTTATCAATCGTTTTTTGACTTAAGTATCCTCGATTATTTAATACCCGTGACACCGTTGTTTTTGATACATTGGCATGTTTGGCAACATCTTCTAACTTTGGTCTCATATGCCTTCCCCTCTTATTTTTATACATATAGAATAGCATAAAAAAGGCTTTTATAACACTTGATTATAAAAGCCTTTTACTATTATTCTTGTAATTGATTTAATCCCAAAGCAAAGTTGCCCAATGTTGCTGAACCATTATTTTTAATTAATGGACGTGTAATATATTTATCTAGAGGTGGTAACTCAACATAATCATCTAATAGCTCATCAACTTGTTGACGTACTTTCTCTAGTAAGGTTTCATTAGCAACACTTCCACCAAAGACGATCTTGTCTGGTCGAATAATAAGAGTTGTTTGGATAACTGCCTGTGCTAAATAATAAGCCATAATATCCCAAACAGGATCTGTTAAAGGAACCGTTTCACCTTTTTTGCCCAAACGAGCTTC
This window encodes:
- a CDS encoding branched-chain amino acid aminotransferase; this encodes MTLDWNNLGFDYIKTPYRYIARYKDGKWSEGELTEDNTLHISEGSMALHYGQQCFEGLKAYRCKDDSINLFRVDENAKRMKVSANRLMMPEVSEEMFIDAVKKVVKANENFCPPYDSGATLYLRPLLIGVGDAIGVGPAPEYLFTVFCTPVGPYFKGGLKPTNFIVSEYDRAAPQGTGAVKVGGNYAASLYPGKVAKEKQFSDCIYLDPATHTKIEEVGSANFFGITKDNQFVTPYSPSILPSITKYSLLYLAKERLGLKTREGDVYLNEIDEFIEAGACGTAAVISPIGGIQVGDDFHVFYSETEVGPVTKKLYNELVGIQFGDIEAPKGWITKIE
- a CDS encoding LacI family DNA-binding transcriptional regulator, whose translation is MRPKLEDVAKHANVSKTTVSRVLNNRGYLSQKTIDKVNQAIEELNYQPNVVARQLYNKKTNIIGLLFPTIANPFFGELSEALEKKLYEKGYKVLIGNSMNDSKKESDYLNQLLSEQVDGLIVGTHNQGIQEYKYQNLPIVAIDRVMNEDIPVIESDNYQGGRFATKELIEQGAKNIIHTNGPSELETPAKRRRIAYEETMKEHDLIPNTITLDFNIPYQEKKKIFYDLFETYPDVDGIFASNDMDAALILQVAKEKHIRVPEDLLLVGYDGTLMTRSILPDLTTIIQPIDEMAEIAIDILMKRINKKETEKEYILPVKIWRGKTSKKDSYK
- a CDS encoding MFS transporter, which produces METTTQKNRWLVLVAIGLFTFMSTLDGSIVNIALPVMSKDMHIPMNQAEWIVSIYLMTVCACLPLFGKIGDSIGKIKIFRIGTITFVLGSLLCGVFHTFELILLSRVIQAIGASMTMSTNTGIITEVFPLSERGRALGMIGAFVSLGSIMGPGLGGVILAQFSWEYIFLINVPIGILTILLGQKVLPKDSTKSGTKIDFIGFILFATIILTLFGGIFIGQEVGYTHTLPVLLIIIALITMVIFYRIETKKNNPLIQFSLFKNKVFTLSLLTASMIFVTNFFTNVVIPFYLQNTRGYSASFSGILMMVVPFTMIIGSPVSGYITDKVGAKLLTFVGLILITISQLLYLILGEQTSLIFFIFASIFVGLGNALFQAPNNTLVMSNVEKKDLGVAGSLNSLARNLGMVVGISLSTTILYAAMSYHYEQRVTTYIAGRPDVFIYGMHAVYITSFVICFIATILTGIRFFKKD
- a CDS encoding helix-turn-helix domain-containing protein, whose translation is MVESNEKDVVHQLGVYIRKIRKESGLTMEQLSKKSGVSVLSIGNIENGRTNPTINILWKLSQALNMTLSQLIGYSNVSNTVSKVSTMAYFMSDLTKGWLVQPVFREDNIEVFRVCLKANSINTAQYQPKESVEVLTVMKGKIAIKVEGNIYHLETYDTINFYSGTIHEYINETDEDALLSIVVKY
- a CDS encoding CynX/NimT family MFS transporter, with the translated sequence MEKKINKVLLLGIIFVAMNLRSPITAVGPLIGIISDDLILSGGQAGLITTIPLMSFAIISPIAPKLANKWTIEKTIFGALIVLVLGMFLRAIPQLTFLFLGTTLLGAAIAICNVLIPGLVKKEFPHQSGLVTGIYSVSMNLTGAIASGISIPLVRKIGLDWNVALGLWSILALTAFVCWLPQLKRQDKEVQEMTPQENSSIWTSTLAWSVTLFMGIQSFIFYVLVAWLPEMLVDKGLSTIQAGGMLSLLQMTLLPITFIVPIIAEKRPNQKSFVWVSFLLFAFGILGLMGNNMKIVSLSIMGIGIAGGIAFSLSMMFFNLRTTSAKQAAELSGMAQSIGYLLAATGPFLFGFLHDVTKTWQSSLIILLMMTSILLIVGLNSAKKRVI
- the truA gene encoding tRNA pseudouridine(38-40) synthase TruA, which encodes MRNIKMTIEYDGKRYQGWQRLGNSDKTIQGKIENIIHQMTGEKIEIIGSGRTDAGTHAKGQVANFKTESTMSLNEMLDFFHQYLPQDIVVKQLDDMPERFHSRYNAKGKKYSYNVWNHRIPSAFYKNYSMYVPEDLNIEKMEEACKKLKGTHDFRGFSALKKTKKSTTRTISDIAIQRHGDILQFTFVGDGFLHKMVRIMMGTLLDIGVGRLTVEDIDNVFETGIRSQAGDTVPAQGLFLDEVFYK